The Phorcysia thermohydrogeniphila genome has a segment encoding these proteins:
- a CDS encoding glycosyltransferase family 2 protein produces the protein MKLSVGILTFNSEKRIGEVLNSIKDVADEIVILDSGSEDRTLEIAERFGARVFYRKFDNFVNQKNHLLSLCRGDWVLFLDDDEIVSEELAAQISKIKKENPPVDGYYVSRLTNYLGRWIKHAWYPDWQLRLAKREKCRWVGDWVHERLLVNGKTGYLKGDLLHYSYPSVSFHLKKIDLYTSLYAEGAFKKGKKFSLLKLLLSPAGAFLRRYLLKRGFLDGFEGFVLSVMASHYTFLKYLKLWELEKNEKARRS, from the coding sequence TTGAAGCTCTCGGTAGGAATTCTCACTTTTAACTCTGAAAAGAGGATAGGGGAAGTTTTAAACAGCATTAAAGACGTTGCCGATGAAATAGTTATTCTTGATTCAGGTTCAGAGGACAGAACCCTTGAAATAGCTGAACGCTTTGGCGCACGCGTATTTTATAGGAAGTTTGACAACTTCGTTAACCAGAAAAACCATCTTCTTTCTCTATGCCGTGGAGATTGGGTTCTCTTTTTAGACGACGATGAGATTGTAAGTGAGGAGCTTGCAGCCCAAATATCAAAGATTAAGAAAGAAAACCCGCCGGTTGACGGCTACTACGTTAGCCGTCTGACAAACTACCTTGGAAGGTGGATAAAACACGCTTGGTATCCCGACTGGCAGTTAAGGCTTGCTAAGAGAGAGAAGTGCCGCTGGGTAGGGGATTGGGTTCACGAAAGGCTTCTCGTCAACGGAAAGACAGGTTATTTAAAGGGAGACCTCCTTCACTACTCGTATCCTTCTGTATCCTTTCACCTAAAAAAAATTGACCTTTATACGAGCCTTTACGCTGAGGGTGCGTTCAAAAAAGGGAAAAAGTTTTCCCTCCTAAAACTCCTACTTTCCCCTGCTGGAGCTTTTTTAAGGCGTTACCTTTTAAAAAGGGGCTTCCTTGACGGTTTTGAAGGTTTCGTCTTAAGTGTTATGGCCTCCCACTACACGTTCTTGAAGTATTTAAAACTTTGGGAACTGGAGAAAAATGAGAAAGCTCGTCGTTCTTGA
- the priA gene encoding replication restart helicase PriA, producing the protein MFVEVVLDIPLDRTFYYKVPEVISYPPEVGKRVIVPFGANDLLRTGIIVSVKDDVDFPEEKIKELFDIPDDFPLFTPSCLELCRFVSDYYGGYFGETLFSFLPGGFEVTESLFVKLSEPTPSVKLTENEKKIVETLKNSSGKLKVSTLRRRVKLSSFYQVLRNLVSKSVVVREELIKRDSVPRERFAVFVKDGEVRGKKSRELLHYLKEKGKESVNTLKALDFSLQVINGLVKKGLIEIVEEKVTLENRLWELKDTKKIKLTPSQEKAFKELVGAKEGKFLLYGVTGSGKMEVYLKVAYEVVKRGKSVLILVPELLLTPELRARVESYFGKNIGIYHGKLTPKEKVSTWLKALRGEVKVFIGTRGAVMLPIKDLGLIVVDEEQDSSYKEQQKPYYHAREVALKRGEIEKFPVLLVSATPSVETYYRSKLGEIKLLELKERVSTVPLPYIKLVNLQETERISIFSKELLAAIENTVKKGEQVLLFINRRGFFAKSFCLNCGYVAECSDCSVPLVYHKSERKLICHLCGKRYEPIYRCPKCGKRLDFFGYGTERVEEELRILFPKFRVVRLDQDTVKNPEVGARLIKEIKEGKYDVIVGTQIATKGHNFPKLTLVGVLLADLLGGAPDYRTSERIFQLIVHTTGRAGRFKPGAAIVQALKPDLPAVKYAATYKFDEFYREELTAREFLGFPPFTKTLLLEFQLEKLAEFKKLREKFEKIKNELSLFFSVSDLTPAPLPKVSGRYRFTSFLRTSSEEKLMKGVAVIKERFPSTFSGIRYKIEVEPMRIV; encoded by the coding sequence TTGTTCGTAGAAGTTGTTCTTGACATTCCACTTGATAGGACCTTCTACTATAAAGTTCCAGAGGTGATCTCCTACCCTCCAGAGGTTGGAAAGAGGGTTATAGTTCCCTTTGGCGCTAACGACCTTTTAAGGACTGGAATAATCGTAAGCGTTAAAGATGACGTTGACTTTCCAGAGGAAAAGATAAAGGAGCTATTTGACATCCCGGACGACTTTCCACTTTTCACTCCATCCTGCTTGGAACTTTGCCGTTTTGTCTCAGACTACTACGGCGGTTACTTTGGAGAGACCCTCTTTTCCTTCCTTCCGGGAGGATTTGAGGTAACAGAGTCCCTTTTTGTAAAACTCTCAGAGCCTACTCCTTCCGTAAAGCTTACTGAAAATGAGAAAAAGATAGTTGAAACCCTTAAAAACTCCTCTGGGAAGTTAAAAGTATCTACTTTAAGGAGAAGGGTGAAGCTGTCATCCTTTTATCAGGTTTTGAGGAATCTCGTTTCCAAGTCTGTTGTTGTAAGGGAAGAGCTAATAAAAAGGGACTCAGTTCCCCGTGAGCGTTTTGCTGTCTTTGTAAAAGACGGGGAGGTCAGAGGAAAGAAATCAAGAGAGCTCCTACATTACCTCAAAGAGAAGGGGAAAGAAAGCGTTAATACTCTTAAAGCCTTAGACTTTAGCTTACAGGTGATAAATGGATTAGTTAAGAAAGGCTTAATAGAGATTGTTGAAGAAAAGGTTACCCTTGAAAACAGGCTTTGGGAGCTTAAGGACACCAAGAAAATAAAGCTAACGCCCTCTCAGGAAAAGGCCTTCAAGGAGCTCGTAGGGGCAAAAGAGGGGAAGTTCCTCCTTTACGGTGTTACCGGCTCTGGAAAGATGGAAGTCTATTTAAAGGTAGCCTACGAGGTGGTAAAAAGAGGAAAGTCCGTCCTCATACTCGTTCCTGAGCTCTTGCTCACGCCAGAGCTCCGCGCCCGCGTTGAAAGTTATTTTGGCAAGAACATAGGAATCTATCACGGTAAATTAACTCCAAAAGAGAAAGTTTCCACGTGGCTTAAAGCGTTAAGGGGAGAAGTGAAGGTCTTCATAGGAACCCGAGGAGCGGTTATGCTCCCTATAAAGGATTTAGGTCTCATTGTTGTTGATGAAGAGCAGGACTCTTCCTACAAAGAGCAGCAAAAGCCCTACTACCACGCCCGTGAAGTTGCCCTTAAGAGGGGAGAGATTGAGAAGTTTCCCGTTCTCCTCGTTTCAGCAACGCCCTCTGTAGAAACCTACTACAGAAGCAAGCTCGGAGAAATCAAACTCCTTGAACTAAAAGAAAGGGTCTCAACTGTTCCCCTTCCATACATAAAGCTTGTAAACCTTCAGGAAACAGAAAGGATAAGCATCTTCTCTAAGGAGCTCCTTGCGGCCATAGAAAATACCGTTAAAAAGGGCGAGCAGGTTCTCCTCTTCATAAATAGGAGGGGCTTTTTCGCGAAAAGTTTCTGTTTAAACTGCGGCTACGTGGCGGAGTGTAGCGACTGCTCCGTCCCTCTCGTTTACCACAAAAGCGAGAGAAAACTCATTTGTCACCTTTGTGGAAAACGCTATGAACCTATCTACCGCTGTCCAAAGTGCGGCAAGAGGCTTGACTTTTTTGGTTACGGGACAGAAAGAGTAGAGGAAGAGTTAAGAATTCTCTTCCCAAAATTTAGGGTTGTTCGTCTTGACCAAGACACTGTTAAAAATCCAGAGGTTGGAGCTCGTCTCATAAAAGAAATCAAAGAAGGAAAGTACGACGTAATCGTTGGAACGCAGATAGCCACCAAGGGGCACAACTTTCCAAAGCTCACCCTTGTAGGTGTTCTCCTTGCAGACCTCCTCGGAGGAGCTCCAGATTACAGAACCTCTGAAAGAATCTTCCAGCTAATCGTTCACACAACGGGTAGAGCTGGACGCTTTAAACCCGGAGCTGCAATTGTCCAAGCCCTAAAGCCCGACCTTCCTGCCGTAAAGTATGCTGCAACCTACAAGTTTGACGAGTTTTACCGTGAAGAGTTAACGGCGAGGGAATTCTTGGGCTTTCCCCCTTTTACAAAAACCTTGCTCTTGGAATTTCAGCTTGAAAAACTCGCCGAGTTTAAAAAGCTAAGAGAGAAATTTGAAAAAATAAAAAATGAGCTCTCCCTTTTCTTTTCAGTTTCAGACCTTACCCCTGCTCCCCTTCCAAAGGTCTCTGGCCGCTACAGGTTTACCTCTTTCCTCAGGACGAGCTCTGAAGAAAAGTTAATGAAGGGAGTTGCTGTAATAAAAGAAAGATTTCCGTCAACTTTCAGCGGAATCAGGTATAAAATAGAGGTTGAGCCAATGCGGATAGTCTGA
- a CDS encoding glycosyltransferase family 4 protein, with amino-acid sequence MRKLVVLDERWNSALTDLGVKIASVLEGKVACAVLKGFPAEKRCKELGIPTFYIEDPRKKFPLSPFLSLKKVIETFRPQVVLTIRGDEMLFSALLKKRFSFRLYRLHGEAKGIRESFLNKFLHERYVDGVILSSRKALNSVVVNLPKLFVPGAVDVEKFRFSEEGRKRVRKELKVGNELLFGVVGRLDPVKGHEVFLRALSLLKKRGLKFKAVIVGEEKNVKLSELLELCRTLSLSSDVTFIPERRKDIVDIMSAIDVGVVPSLGSEMIARVPLEFMACRRPVVVSDVGVLPEIVKEDFGIVVHPTPPSLAEGLGATFKKDLKRMGLLAEEEVREKYSLDALRSSVNSFIL; translated from the coding sequence ATGAGAAAGCTCGTCGTTCTTGATGAGAGGTGGAACAGCGCCCTTACAGACCTTGGGGTAAAAATTGCCTCTGTACTTGAAGGGAAAGTTGCCTGTGCCGTACTAAAGGGATTCCCTGCAGAAAAGAGGTGTAAGGAACTTGGAATTCCTACCTTCTACATAGAAGACCCAAGAAAGAAGTTTCCCCTCTCTCCCTTCCTCTCCCTTAAAAAGGTCATTGAAACCTTTAGACCACAGGTGGTCTTAACGATTCGTGGTGATGAGATGCTCTTCTCTGCCCTCCTAAAAAAGCGCTTTTCCTTTAGGCTCTATAGACTCCACGGCGAGGCAAAGGGAATAAGGGAATCTTTCCTCAACAAGTTCTTACACGAGAGGTACGTTGACGGCGTAATACTTTCCTCACGCAAAGCGCTTAACTCGGTTGTAGTAAACCTTCCAAAGCTCTTTGTTCCCGGGGCGGTTGATGTTGAAAAGTTTCGTTTCTCTGAGGAGGGAAGAAAAAGGGTCAGGAAAGAGTTAAAGGTCGGTAATGAACTTCTCTTTGGAGTAGTTGGAAGGCTTGACCCCGTGAAAGGTCATGAGGTTTTTTTGAGAGCTCTCTCCCTTTTAAAGAAAAGGGGATTAAAGTTTAAGGCCGTTATCGTCGGTGAGGAAAAGAACGTAAAGCTGAGTGAACTTTTGGAGCTCTGTCGCACTCTCTCTTTAAGTAGCGACGTAACTTTTATCCCTGAGCGACGAAAAGATATAGTTGATATTATGTCGGCCATTGACGTTGGGGTTGTTCCTTCCTTAGGTTCAGAGATGATAGCGAGGGTTCCCTTAGAGTTTATGGCCTGCAGGAGGCCGGTTGTTGTAAGCGATGTTGGGGTTCTACCCGAAATTGTTAAGGAAGATTTTGGTATTGTTGTTCATCCCACCCCTCCTTCACTTGCGGAAGGTTTAGGGGCTACTTTTAAGAAAGATTTAAAGAGAATGGGGCTTTTAGCCGAGGAGGAAGTCCGTGAAAAGTACTCCCTTGATGCTCTTAGGAGCTCTGTTAACAGCTTTATCCTTTAG